One window of the Chryseotalea sp. WA131a genome contains the following:
- the dcm gene encoding DNA (cytosine-5-)-methyltransferase, which translates to MKKGKIKFIDLFAGLGGIRLGFENVFKNLGYETECVMTSEIKPYAVKTLKHNFKNDFFAGDIFEIRNEFIPDFDFLLGGFPCQPFSASGKRQGFFDTRGTLFFEIERILKHKNPSGFILENVEGLVKHDLQNANDEIGRTLSTILHSLEIDLGYQVSWSVFDSLEFGLPQSRKRIFIVGTKNSKVDLSGHIPQFKTLNSVLEKGLKPMKSEFIDKLSSHFSIKDLYGKSIKDKRGGDNNIHSWDISLKGEVTEEQNVLLNQLFKERRKKQWAKEIGIDWMDGMPLTLEQIQTFYNCSKVELKRMLTDLTKKGYIKFEHPKKLVKEKTKSGVKSFRVTDETKPKGYNIVTGKLSFEINKILDPNDIAPTLVATDVSRLAVPDGRGLRRLTIREGLRLFGFPEWYEIPTNESNAFDLLGNTVAIPVVEFVASRLAEAAYQNSLLESPAIYLDNTQSTHHQEHAVIFD; encoded by the coding sequence ATGAAAAAAGGTAAGATAAAATTTATTGATTTGTTTGCTGGCCTCGGTGGCATACGACTTGGGTTTGAAAATGTTTTTAAAAATTTAGGTTACGAAACCGAATGCGTGATGACTTCGGAAATCAAGCCCTACGCTGTAAAGACACTCAAACACAATTTTAAAAATGATTTTTTTGCTGGCGATATTTTTGAAATAAGAAATGAATTTATTCCGGATTTTGATTTTCTACTAGGTGGGTTTCCTTGTCAACCTTTCAGCGCAAGCGGAAAAAGGCAAGGTTTCTTCGATACACGGGGAACTCTTTTCTTTGAAATAGAGCGCATTTTAAAACACAAAAATCCTTCTGGATTCATTTTGGAGAACGTGGAAGGGTTGGTCAAGCATGATTTACAAAATGCTAATGATGAAATTGGAAGAACGCTTTCTACTATTCTGCATTCTTTGGAAATAGATTTGGGTTATCAAGTTTCGTGGAGCGTTTTTGATTCTTTAGAATTTGGTCTCCCGCAGTCCAGAAAAAGGATTTTTATTGTAGGCACAAAAAATAGCAAGGTTGACCTGAGTGGCCACATCCCTCAATTTAAGACCTTGAATAGTGTTTTAGAAAAAGGACTTAAGCCGATGAAATCTGAATTCATTGATAAGCTGTCATCTCATTTTTCTATTAAAGATTTGTACGGGAAATCCATCAAAGATAAGCGTGGCGGTGATAACAATATTCACAGTTGGGATATTAGCCTTAAGGGAGAAGTAACGGAAGAGCAAAATGTTCTTCTAAATCAACTTTTTAAAGAACGAAGGAAAAAGCAATGGGCAAAAGAAATCGGAATTGATTGGATGGATGGTATGCCGCTGACCTTAGAGCAAATACAGACATTTTATAATTGCTCAAAAGTTGAACTAAAAAGGATGTTGACTGATTTAACTAAAAAAGGGTACATCAAGTTCGAACACCCTAAAAAACTGGTTAAAGAAAAAACTAAAAGTGGGGTTAAATCATTTAGGGTAACAGATGAAACAAAGCCAAAAGGATATAACATCGTAACTGGAAAATTAAGCTTTGAAATAAATAAAATCCTAGATCCAAACGATATCGCCCCTACTTTGGTAGCAACAGATGTTTCACGTTTGGCGGTTCCTGATGGAAGAGGTTTAAGAAGATTAACAATCAGAGAGGGTCTTAGGTTATTCGGCTTTCCAGAATGGTACGAAATTCCGACCAATGAATCTAACGCCTTTGACCTGCTGGGCAATACCGTTGCCATACCCGTAGTTGAATTTGTGGCTTCACGTTTAGCCGAAGCTGCTTATCAAAACTCATTGTTAGAGTCACCCGCTATTTATTTGGATAATACTCAGTCAACACATCATCAAGAACATGCAGTGATTTTTGATTAA